AATAATTTAAATTATTGTAAATAACGGGTTTTAACGGGTTAATAAAAAACAGAAATTAACACTAAACTAAATGAGTAAAAAAATGAGTAGAGAATTTTATCACAGATTAAGCAAACTTGAAAAGAAAGTAATTAGAAACCAAGACAAAGTATATTTCTTTGAACAAGTTGAAAGAGATTCCACAGCTTTAAGTATTGGTTATAAATGCACAAAAGACGAAAACGGAAACACAGAATTTTTTGAAAATGGAACATCAATTCCGGCGGTTAAGTTAGAAAATTGTATTTGTTTTATCGAAGATGTTACAGAATAAATGATAAAAAATGATAGTTAGGGAAATTTTATATAATTGTTTGTAAAATATTTGTGCAAAATATCTGTAAGTAATTGTTATTAAATATTCGTTCTAGAGAACTTAGGACTTATATAATTTATTTTATTAAATTATTATTAGAAATAAGATAATTAATTATTGAATTTATAAAGATTTTTATAAATTATATGAAATAATAATTGAATTCCTTGAAATTATTTTAATTCCAAAATAATTATTTCTTTAAGAAAATCTGAGGCTTGAAATGGAACCTAAACGAGATGAAGTTTCAGCCGAGCAAAGGTTATAGTTACTTTCTTTATTTTAATTATTGTTATAATAGCATTCTATTTAGCAACTCATGAAAGTAAGGATTGGACAGAAACAAATAATTCATTTGAAGCTTATGTCTCAGCTCAAATGTTTATTGAACCAATGTTAAAAGCACCTTCCACAGTTGATTTCCAACACATTCAAGTATAGAATATAGTATTAAAAGAACGGATTAACATATACTATTGATTCATATTTTGATTCACAAAATGGATTTGGAGCTATGATTAGAACTAATTATGTAGCAATATTAAAACAAAAAAGGAATCAAATTTTGAGTTAGTTGATATTAAATTTTATGAATAATTCTTTCTTTATTCAAAATAAGCATGAATTAAATTATTATTCTAAAATAAGATTTTACAAAATGATAAAAAATGAGAATTTCCAACAATAATTAAATTGATTAGTTATTGATCTTCTCAATTTATTTGCAATTATTTCCTTAGTGCAAATTTGGTTTAAGAAAAATATTTGATAAATTACCGGATTAGAAAAGGTAAATAATCAATAATTGAGTTATCAGTGAAACATAATAATTTAATAATTTTCATTAGTAGAATATTAAATTTTAGGCATGATTTTACTTACATCGGCTTTTAATGCCGCTTCTAATAAAATCTGATCAAATTACCTTTCCGAAAAACAAATCGAAAAAGTTATTTATTGCAAAGAATAGGTAATTTATAATTAAAATTTTACAGTTATTTTTGATAAATATAGTTTATGTTAAATAATATTTTTAGATTTTTTCTCTGATACACTGGTTTTATTTTTGCAACAGTTCTATTTACAGAATATGGTATTTGAAGATTTTAAGTGGAAATCCACTTAGTTTTTCTTTAAAAATTCCTCTAAATTGCAATCGCTTGATCATTCAAATATATATAATTTTCATTCACAGGATCTAATTCATTATTCAAAATATTTAATTCATCCGCAATTTTCAAAACAGAAAAGTTATTTCTTCTACAAGTTTAAAACTAAATAGATTTTTTATTTCAGTTGAATTAAGGATCAAAGTAACAACAAAAACAATTATATTTTCTTCTATACTAATTTTTACATCAATTTTGAAATTTGCTTTGTACTTTATATCTTTAGCAATATTCTTAGTAATTGGATATAGAACTTTAGAATTGAATTCTATAGTTTTAATTGAAGTGACACTAAGCTTTGAAATCAAATTCGACATCTTGAACAACTCCCATGTTCTTTAACTTTTTAGGAATATAATTTTGATTTTCAAAATGTTCTTCCTTTATACGAAATTCTGAATTAAGAGTATTGGCAATATGTATATATTTAGTTGAAAAAATAATTGGCTGCTCTTTTTAACAAATAAAATTTGTGTATCTAAAACCTGTTCAATTTTAGAAATAGTCTTTTTATAGAAAAATTATGATCACCGCTCAGAATTTTGAAATTTCTGACTCATATTTTCCAAGAGCTTCAGCAAAATCTTTTCTTTTCCATTTTTTCTATCTAATTCTGATTTTATTTGATCTACGATTGCCATGCTATGATCAATAAATCGATCAGTTTCATTCAAGGGGGGAGTTTAATATTTCTTCAATTATATTTTTTTTCATATTTACCCTAATTTAATAATCAACATGTAATTCAAATTCTAAATTACCAGAAATATTTTTCTTGTTAACTAAAATTTCACCTTTATTTATTCTATTATCGATTATCATGGAAATATTTTCAAGAACAGACATCTGAGTAATTTAAATTGGATCGTCTTTATAATTTTTTTTTAAATTTAATTCCTCCTCCACCAAGAATAATAAGACATTCATTAAATCTGATACAATATACTCTAAGATTTTCAGTTTCTAAAATGCTGAAAATATTTAACTTTCTTTTATTTTGGAATTTAAAACTTTCTGAGGAGAAGCCATATTTATTTACCATGTTTGTTAGTTTTCTTATAGTCATTCTAACAAGTTCTGGAAATTGTTTGTAAGTGAAATTTAATTCTGGCCGGAAATCTGTTTCATCAGATTCAACCTTTTTTTTCGGAAATTTTTCCTTTTTCCCTTTAATAACACTTTCAACTAAAACTAAATTAAATTTTTTATTTTATTAGAAATAATTGATTTAAAGTTATTTTCAAGGTAATTTAGTAAATAAAAATTTGTTTTTTAGAGAAAAATTAGAAAAATTTTAATTAACCAATTTTAAATCATTATATTAAGAACATTATAAATGATAATATAAATATCAAAAATTTAATTTTTGTGTTAATTTTTGGGGAGTCTGTAAGTTTTTGTTTTTATATGAACGGAGAGGGCGGGATTCGAACCCGCGGTAGAGTTTAACCCCTACGACGGTTTAGCAAACCGTTGGTTTCAGCCACTAACCCACCTCTCCTTAGCTGAATTTCAAATTTTGAATTGAAAATATATAAAATACTATTCTAATTACAAAAAATTATATTAATCTTTTCTATCCGCCTCTTAAAGCTTTAACAATATTTAATCTTGAAGCTCTAACTGCAGGGAAGAATCCTCCGACTAAGCCCATTAAAGCTGCAAATAATAAACATGAAATTATTATCGATGGGTTTAACGCAAATGAAAATGAAAGATCGGCAAATGAATTCCAGTTTAAAGTGGAGATTGTTATTAACTGTAAAAATGACGCGAGGAAAAGTCCCACTGTGGCGCCTATTAAAGAAATTAATAAAGCTTCCGTTACAAAAACCGTTAAAATACTTTTTCTGCTGAAACCAAGTGACCGCATTGTACCGATTTCAATTGTTCTATTGGAAACCGCGGCATACATTGTAATTGCTGCTCCTATTATTGCTCCGAAGCTGAAAATCACTGTTATGAATGTTCCCAATATTCTAATAAACATTGCCAAGATTTCAGACTGCATTTCAAAAAATCTTTTTTCGGACATTACTTCGTATTCGTGTAATCTTTTATCCGCGGCAAATGAGCTCTTAAAGGCATCAAAGCTGTTAATGTTATCTAGTTTAAGAGTTATTGTTGAAACCGTATTGCCGCGATTGAATGCATTTAACAACTGTGAAGCATCGCCCCAAAGTTCCGATTCAAAACCGCTTCCGTCCGCTTCAAATTTTCCAACAACTAACCAATAATCTCCAGCAAATTTAATCTTGCTTCCAACTTCCGCGCCTTCAAATTTATCCGTTATGGATTTACCTACAATTAGTTCCCGTAATAATGGATTGAACATTTTACCTTCTACAATTTTTAACTGCGGTCTCAAATCCAATACAACCGGAGAAACACCTCTAACTGTTATATTGCTGACGCCGCCACCTTTTTTATCTAAATTAATAACTACAACTGGTTCGGCAGAAAATATCGGAGTTCCATTTGCTTCTTTTGCGATGTGGGGAAGTGATTTAATAATATTTTGCGTATCACCATCAATTAAACTCGAAATTTCACCTTGTGAAGATTTTCTTTGTACTTTAACGTTTTCAGGTGATCCGGTTGATATAAGAGTTTTTTCAACTCCATAAGCCATCATTAAAACAGCGGCAAAAACAAACACTACTAACGCGATACCGCCGATAGTAATTATTGTTGTTAGTTTTCGCGTCTTAAAATTTTTGATCATGTATTTATAAGGGACAGCCATTTTTAACTCCATAAAAATTTCATCAAATTCAATTTCGATCTTTGAATTATATAATTAACCGACATATCTAAATCCGTCAACAATTTTTGTGCTTAACGCTCTTTGTATTGGAAAAGCCGCCGATATTAGTCCGACTAAAAGAACAGCGACAACCGCCAAAATTATTGTTACCGGCTCAATAAAAAAATAAGGGAAAAATCCTTTGGGCATTGCTTTTGAAAATCCATCGACAAGAGGGAAGAGCAATAATAAGCCAAGTCCTCCGCCTAAAAATGAAATAAACAAAGACTCTCCTAAAATTAATCCTGTAAGATGTTTTGCGGAAAATCCGAGTGTTTTAAATACTGCGTATTCTCTCGTTCTTTCCCTTGCCGCCATTATCATCGTATTTGCCAAAACCAGCATTATAATTCCAATAATCGCGAAAGACATAAAATTCATTGAGGTAATTATTGCGCTTGACGCCGCTACAAATCCCTGAGTAAATGCGCGTTCGGTTTCAGTTTTTGTTTCCGCTGTGGAGTTCTTAAATAAATTATCTATTTGAGCGGAAATTTTTGCCGAATTTTTAGGTTCGTCAATTTGGATAATGTACCAACCGATTTCATTTTCTCGGCCGGGACTTTCTTGCAGCATTCTTTCATTTAAATATTCATAATGAAATAACATTTGTGTAGCGTCTGTGTTTTGATCTCTTGGAGTGTAAATTCCGGCAACAATAAATTCCCATCTTCCGGGATAAATATCGCCGTCTAAAACAACCTGATCACCAACTTTAATATTATATTGTTTTGCGGTTTCAGCTCCAATTATACACGAATTTCTATTCTTTTTATAAACATCCAATTCATTTTTTGAAATTAAAAATTCCGGATACACTTCAAAATATTTATCATCAACAGCCATTCTGGCAAAGAAATTATTCTTGTCTTTGTAAACTCCGCCGAACCAATTTGCTCCTGAAGTTTTAACTACACCGCTAATGCTTTCAATTTTATTTTGATAAGAAGCAGGCAACGGAAAAATGAATGAAACTGCTTGACGCGTAATTAATCTATTTGCGCTTGCCGCGTCTACACCGGAATTCCAAACTGTAACTACCGTTCTCAGCAATCCAAAAGCAATAATTGCGATCGCAATTCCAATAATAGTTAAGGCGCTTCTTAGTTTGTGCCTTAACGCGTTTTTAAAAATTAATTTGAAAACTTTCATTTCAATTCCTCCTATGAATTTTGTCCGTTGTTTGACAAAACTCCTTTATCAAGATGCAGTAATCTGCTTGCTCTATCAGCCGCGTGAGGATCGTGCGTTACCATAACAATTGTTTTGTTAAATTCTTTATTTAATCTTTCCATTAATGTTAAAATTTCTTCGGCAGAATTTTTATCCAAATCTCCGGTCGGTTCATCTGCAACTAAAAGTGAAGGATCGGTAACTATCGCTCTCGCAATCGCAACTCTTTGTTCTTGACCTCCGGAAAGCTGTTTTGGATAATGATAAATTCTATCTCCGAGTCCAACAATAGTTAATGCCGTTTCAACGTGTTTTTTTCTTTCGGCTTTTGTTAATTTTGTTAACAGAAGCGGAAGTTCAAAATTTTCAAAAGCGGTTAACACCGGAATAAGATTATAAAATTGAAATACAAATCCAATGTTGGATGAACGCCATTTTGCCAACGCGGATTCATTTAATTTCGCTATATCTGTTCCGCCAATTTCCACACTTCCGTTTGTTGGTCTGTCAATTCCGGCAATAATATTCAATAAAGTTGTTTTACCGGAACCGGATGGTCCCATTAATGCTAAGAATTCATTTTCTTTTACGCTAAGCGTTAAATTAGATAAAACCGGTATTTCTAAACTGTTTCTCCAGTATGATTTGGAAAGGTTTTTTACTTGAATTAAGTCTGACATGTGTGATCCTCACATTTCCTTATTTATTAATTTTTACTTTTGTACCTTCTTTAATATCCGAAGTTAAGTTTTCAATAACTTCATCGCCGCTTTGCAATCCGCTTGTAACTTCTATGTAAGTTCCAAAATCTTTACCTGTTGTTATATTAACTTTGTACGCTTTGGTATCTCTAATTTTATATACAGTATTTTCCATAATTGCAGATTTTGGAATTACTAAATTCGGTTTTTTTTCTTCAATTTCAGATTTCATTGCATCTCTCAAAAACAAAACCTTTGCGCTCATTTCCGGCAGCACTTTGTTATCATAATTTTTAAAACCGACTTTTACCATAACCGTTGCTTTACCTCTATCTCCCGTTGGAACAATTTTGGCAACATAACCCGCATAATTTACATTTGGATAAGCATCCAAAGTAATTTGACAGTCTTGGTTTGGTTCAATTTTTTCGATATTTGATTCACTTACATCAGCTTCAACCTGCAACGAAGTCATATCGGCAATTGTAACAACCGCGGATTTAGAATTAACGCTTGCAGCTAATGGCGCAACAATCTCACCGACATCCGCGTTTTTAGTTAAAACCGTTCCATCAAAGGGAGCACGGATAACAGTATTTTCCATTGATACTTCTGCGGATAAAACCGTGGCTTTAGCAACGTCAATTGACGCTAAGACTTTATAATAATTTGCTTGCGCGGCATCCAAAGCGGATTGACTTGATAATCCTGAATTAAATAACTGAGTTTCTCTTTTAAAAGTATTTTCAGCTTCAAGCAGCGATGCTTCGTTTAATTTTAAATTTGCCTTTGCTTGTTCAAGTTGAGCATTGATATCATTATTCTCAAGTCGTGCAATAATTTGATCAGTTTTAACTTTATCACCTTCAACTACACCTAAGTAAACTAATCTTCCGGTTCCTTTTGAAGCTATTGCCGCTTTTCTTTGTGCAACAACATAGCCGCTTGCAGTGAGTACGGCATTGCTTTGAGCATTAGATTGTAAAACAGCCGTTGCAATTTTACTTCAACTTCCGGTGTTGTGAGATTTTTCCATCCAAAGTAAAGCGCCGCAATAATTATAATTACAATTAAGGTATAAATTGTAAAACGTACATTTCTTCCTTTTAATTCGGGATTTACATTTTTTTTTGAACGGTCAATTCTTAATGATGATAAATCGGCTTTGTTTGCTTCCATAAATTTCTCGATAATTAAATATAGTTATAACAGCATGTCTAAAATTTTAAATAATTTATAATAAAAATAAAATTAACGGCAAATAAATCTTAATTGATTTCGGTTAACAGCAATTATTTTTCGGTGAAATTAAGACTTTCCTAAATATTCTTGCCTTTCAGAAATAATTTATAAATGTGAAGGATTTTTTTGACTTTAAGAAGTTAAAATAAACCAAAAGTCGTAACATTTTCAAGTTATATTAATTGTGCTTTAAAAATTTTTCAATTTTGAATTTTAGTTCATCTTTGTATGGAATTGTCTGTTTAAATATATTTTCAGCTTTATAGAATTCATGAACTCTTACGTTTTGTATGTCGATTTTGACTAAAATATCCGGGTGCGACTGCTTTAGTTTTTCATTAACTATTGAATTTTGCATTATCTGAAAGGCCGAAAATAAAATTTCCCAAGCAGGAGGAGCGTAATTATTTGTTTTTACTTTATTTGCCGAAACATCTATCGCGATGGTCAAATCGCAATTATCTTTAATAATATCGTAAGGTAATGGATTTACCATTCCGCCGTCAATGAGTAATTTTTCATTTAAAACCACAGGAGCAAATAATCCTGGAAGTGAATAGCTCGCTCTAACCGCGGGAATAAGTTCACCGCGACGCAATATTACTTGTTTCTTTTGCCAATAATCTGTTGCGACAATTTTTAACGGGATTTTCAAATCCTTAAAATTATCTATCTTAATTGTGTTTGAAATGATTTTAATAAATTTATCACCCTTTAACATTCCTCCGGTCGCAATACTGGGATCTATTAAATTAAACATTTTTGTTATATCGGACTTTTTATGTATTTCCCAAAATCGCGCGTTTTTATGTCTTAGAATATCAAAAACTATTGAATACATTTCTTTTGAGCTTAATCCCGCTGAATAAGCAGCGCCAATTATTGAGCCTATGCTGGA
This genomic stretch from Ignavibacteriota bacterium harbors:
- a CDS encoding patatin-like phospholipase family protein is translated as MKKIGIAFGSGGARGLAHILMVQAFEELGIKPSIISGSSIGSIIGAAYSAGLSSKEMYSIVFDILRHKNARFWEIHKKSDITKMFNLIDPSIATGGMLKGDKFIKIISNTIKIDNFKDLKIPLKIVATDYWQKKQVILRRGELIPAVRASYSLPGLFAPVVLNEKLLIDGGMVNPLPYDIIKDNCDLTIAIDVSANKVKTNNYAPPAWEILFSAFQIMQNSIVNEKLKQSHPDILVKIDIQNVRVHEFYKAENIFKQTIPYKDELKFKIEKFLKHN
- a CDS encoding efflux RND transporter periplasmic adaptor subunit: MATAVLQSNAQSNAVLTASGYVVAQRKAAIASKGTGRLVYLGVVEGDKVKTDQIIARLENNDINAQLEQAKANLKLNEASLLEAENTFKRETQLFNSGLSSQSALDAAQANYYKVLASIDVAKATVLSAEVSMENTVIRAPFDGTVLTKNADVGEIVAPLAASVNSKSAVVTIADMTSLQVEADVSESNIEKIEPNQDCQITLDAYPNVNYAGYVAKIVPTGDRGKATVMVKVGFKNYDNKVLPEMSAKVLFLRDAMKSEIEEKKPNLVIPKSAIMENTVYKIRDTKAYKVNITTGKDFGTYIEVTSGLQSGDEVIENLTSDIKEGTKVKINK
- a CDS encoding ABC transporter permease; this translates as MAVPYKYMIKNFKTRKLTTIITIGGIALVVFVFAAVLMMAYGVEKTLISTGSPENVKVQRKSSQGEISSLIDGDTQNIIKSLPHIAKEANGTPIFSAEPVVVINLDKKGGGVSNITVRGVSPVVLDLRPQLKIVEGKMFNPLLRELIVGKSITDKFEGAEVGSKIKFAGDYWLVVGKFEADGSGFESELWGDASQLLNAFNRGNTVSTITLKLDNINSFDAFKSSFAADKRLHEYEVMSEKRFFEMQSEILAMFIRILGTFITVIFSFGAIIGAAITMYAAVSNRTIEIGTMRSLGFSRKSILTVFVTEALLISLIGATVGLFLASFLQLITISTLNWNSFADLSFSFALNPSIIISCLLFAALMGLVGGFFPAVRASRLNIVKALRGG
- a CDS encoding ABC transporter permease, producing MKVFKLIFKNALRHKLRSALTIIGIAIAIIAFGLLRTVVTVWNSGVDAASANRLITRQAVSFIFPLPASYQNKIESISGVVKTSGANWFGGVYKDKNNFFARMAVDDKYFEVYPEFLISKNELDVYKKNRNSCIIGAETAKQYNIKVGDQVVLDGDIYPGRWEFIVAGIYTPRDQNTDATQMLFHYEYLNERMLQESPGRENEIGWYIIQIDEPKNSAKISAQIDNLFKNSTAETKTETERAFTQGFVAASSAIITSMNFMSFAIIGIIMLVLANTMIMAARERTREYAVFKTLGFSAKHLTGLILGESLFISFLGGGLGLLLLFPLVDGFSKAMPKGFFPYFFIEPVTIILAVVAVLLVGLISAAFPIQRALSTKIVDGFRYVG
- a CDS encoding ABC transporter ATP-binding protein; translation: MSDLIQVKNLSKSYWRNSLEIPVLSNLTLSVKENEFLALMGPSGSGKTTLLNIIAGIDRPTNGSVEIGGTDIAKLNESALAKWRSSNIGFVFQFYNLIPVLTAFENFELPLLLTKLTKAERKKHVETALTIVGLGDRIYHYPKQLSGGQEQRVAIARAIVTDPSLLVADEPTGDLDKNSAEEILTLMERLNKEFNKTIVMVTHDPHAADRASRLLHLDKGVLSNNGQNS